A region of the Burkholderiales bacterium genome:
AACAATTCGCTGACGCGTTTCGTCTACCGCCTGCTGCAGAACTGGCTGGTGGCCCCGGTGCTGTTCGTCGGGTTAATTTATCTCTGGCTCACGCCCTCGATCCATTTCAACGCCATGCTGAGCGCGCCGATTTACCTCGCGATGAACTGGAGCATGCTGCTCGATGGGCTGCTATTCTGGACGTTGATGCTCGATCCGCGCACGCGGCGCGAAGGCGCGCTGATCGGGTTCGGCCCACGCATATTCCTGCTGCTCCTCTCAATGGTGCCGCAAATTTATCTGGGAGCGCACATCGGCCTTTCCACCCGGGAGCTGTACGACGTGTACAGCGTTTGCGGCCGCGCCTGGCCGCTAAGTCCGCTCATGGACCAGAACTTCGGCGGGCTGATCACCTGGATACCTGCCGCAATGATGCACGTAATCGCGGTTCTGATATTGCTTGCGCGCTGGATGCGCTCGGATGAGGGACCGAGCGCCGATGCTCAAACCTCGGCGTCCTTGCCGGTCTAGGCACACGACATGCAGCGAAACCCAATAATCCTGATTAGCGCGCTCACCGCCTGCATTGCACTCGTCGCCTGTGCCGAAAAGACGCATTGGCGCACCGATAATATCGACGGCCTGATGCCGACACTCGAATTCAACATGACCGACGATGCCGGACAAGCGGTTAACGCGCGGACCTACCGGGGCAAGACGGTGCTGCTGTATTTCGGCTACACCAACTGTCCGGACGTTTGCCCGACGACGCTCGCCAAGCTCGGCCAAGCGCTCGACGCCACCAGGAATCACGGCGCCGCCACCGTGGTGCTGTTCGTAACCGTGGATCCGAAGCGCGACACCGTCGAACGCATGCACGAGTACGTACAGTCATTCGGTTCATGGTTCGTGGGTCTGCGGGGAACGCCGGACGAACTTGAAGCGCTCACCAAGCGCTACCGGGTCACCTACTCATTCGGTAAACCGGATAAAGACGGCAACTACGACGTTACCCACAGCACCGCAGTCTTCGTGTTCGACGGCACGGGACGCAGCCGGCTTCTCATGCTGCCGCGCGATTCCGCAGCGGACATTACCGCCGATCTCGACCAACTCTACGCCATGTCCGCCTCCTAGGCGGTGTGCGGTGCCGGCGGCGGATTGTTCATTTCACCGCTTCAAGCCCGCGCGATTTCAACCCGGTTATCTGACTGACAACCCGCTCCGCCTAAATTACAGTGCGCCGACGAAGTCGTTGAATTCACTGCCGAGCCGTTGCGGCTCAACCCCGGCCAATAGCCCAAATTGGATACTGCCAATCCTTCAAAAACATCGTTGCTCAATTCCGCCTTACCTTCAAACGAGCCGCGATCGTTGAATACGCGCACGTAGTCACCATTCTTGATGTTGCGAGATGCCGCATCCTTCGGGTGAATAACAACGGTCTGCTCGCCTTGACGTTTCTGCTGAACCGTCTCATTTGCATATTGCGAATTCAGAAACGCATGCGGCTTGGGAGAAATCAGGCTGATCGGGTAGCGCTTGGCGAGTTTCTCATCCGCACCGGATGCCTCGGTTGGCGGAATATAGTCCGGAACGGCGTTAACTGGATCACCGGGTTGCATCTCATTGTAGCCATTGCGCCAGACAGGGACGATAAAGTTGCCGTTTTCGGCTGCGCTGGCTTTGAACTCGCATTTTCCGGATGGGGTCTTGAAGTTGCCTTGGGCGTGAGGTGCGCGCTTGTCGGGCGCGCCGACATTGAGGCGCATCCACCCCACTTCCTTGAGCTTCTCCAGAGTGATTCCTTTCAAGGCGGGCGAATTCCAGTCGTACATCTTCATCAGCAACTCGTCATCGGTCAATTTCCAGTAGTCATCATTGAAGCCCATGGTCTTTGCAAGACGACGGAACATCTCAATGTTAGACACGCATTCCCCGGGAGCCGGGATCGCCGGTTGGTTGAGCATCATGTAGAGATGACCCCAGGTGACCTGGAGGTCATACTGCTCGGCCTGCAACGTTGCCGGGAGGAGGATATCGGCGTAACGCGCAGTGTCCGTAATGAACAATTCGCTTACCACCGTAAACAGATCCTCGCGCTGTAGACCCTTGATCAGCTTATTTGCGTTTTGTTGCTGAGACACAGGATTGGAGTTGTGTATAAACACGGACATGAGAGGTGGATCGAGTTTCTTCTCACCCGTGAGTGCTGCTCCGAGGTCAAGCTCGTTGACGACGCGCGTGCCGGGTTTGATCCAGTCGGGCCGCTGGATGAAGTCGAAATTGAACGGGAACTCCCAAATCGGCATCTCGACCGCGCCGCCACCGACATGGCGCCAGGCACCCACCAGTGCCGGCAAGGAGGTGACCAGGCGGACCGCGTCACCGCCGCCCGGACAGCGCTCGAGGGCCACGCCTTCGCGAATCGCCGAAGGCTGGCTGGTGGCATATTCGCGTGCCAGCTTGCGAATATCCTCGGCTGGCACGCCGGTAATCGCTGCCACCTTCTCCGGGGTATATTTGGCGGCGCGGACTTTTAAGTCCTCGTAACCGATCGTGTATTTCTTCACGTAGTCGTGATCCACCAGGTCCTCGCCAATGATCACGTTCATCATGCCCAGCGCCAGCGCTCCATCCGTTCCAGGCCGAATCGCAATGTGCCAATCGCCCTGTTTCGCCGTCCGCGTGCGGATCGGATCGATGACCACGATCTTCGCGCCATTCTTCTTCGCCTTGAGGATAAAGGGCCACGCATGCAAGTTGGTGGTCAGCATGTTCATCGCCCATACGATGATGTACTTGGAATAAGCAAGGCTTTCCACGTCGAGCCCGCCCGTCGGGCCCACGGTCATGATCCAGGCGGTGGAGGAGCCCGACTCGCAGTAGCACTTTTCGCCGATGGTGGCGCCAAGCCGGTTGAAGAAGGCGTCGCCGCTGGTCAGCCCGTTCAGGGTTCCCTGATTTCCCAGGT
Encoded here:
- a CDS encoding molybdopterin-dependent oxidoreductase, which gives rise to MAVHVSETRIVRGACPQDCPDTCAFLYHVEDGKLVEVTGDPDHPMTRGGLCVKLKDYAEHHYNPDRLLYAMKRVGPKGGGQFKRISYDEALAEIKKRWTEIIAKYGSQAIINHCYLGNQGTLNGLTSGDAFFNRLGATIGEKCYCESGSSTAWIMTVGPTGGLDVESLAYSKYIIVWAMNMLTTNLHAWPFILKAKKNGAKIVVIDPIRTRTAKQGDWHIAIRPGTDGALALGMMNVIIGEDLVDHDYVKKYTIGYEDLKVRAAKYTPEKVAAITGVPAEDIRKLAREYATSQPSAIREGVALERCPGGGDAVRLVTSLPALVGAWRHVGGGAVEMPIWEFPFNFDFIQRPDWIKPGTRVVNELDLGAALTGEKKLDPPLMSVFIHNSNPVSQQQNANKLIKGLQREDLFTVVSELFITDTARYADILLPATLQAEQYDLQVTWGHLYMMLNQPAIPAPGECVSNIEMFRRLAKTMGFNDDYWKLTDDELLMKMYDWNSPALKGITLEKLKEVGWMRLNVGAPDKRAPHAQGNFKTPSGKCEFKASAAENGNFIVPVWRNGYNEMQPGDPVNAVPDYIPPTEASGADEKLAKRYPISLISPKPHAFLNSQYANETVQQKRQGEQTVVIHPKDAASRNIKNGDYVRVFNDRGSFEGKAELSNDVFEGLAVSNLGYWPGLSRNGSAVNSTTSSAHCNLGGAGCQSDNRVEIARA
- a CDS encoding cytochrome c oxidase assembly protein, which codes for MDDLKAAVSFLLPWEFSPSALVLCAGVVLLYARGLMDQPLKERPGLGRRLAFIGGWAAIYFVMQTRWDYFSQHMFFMHRIQHLVLHHIGPFLVVFAQPLPVLARGLPFGMAGRVFRPLCNNSLTRFVYRLLQNWLVAPVLFVGLIYLWLTPSIHFNAMLSAPIYLAMNWSMLLDGLLFWTLMLDPRTRREGALIGFGPRIFLLLLSMVPQIYLGAHIGLSTRELYDVYSVCGRAWPLSPLMDQNFGGLITWIPAAMMHVIAVLILLARWMRSDEGPSADAQTSASLPV
- a CDS encoding SCO family protein — protein: MQRNPIILISALTACIALVACAEKTHWRTDNIDGLMPTLEFNMTDDAGQAVNARTYRGKTVLLYFGYTNCPDVCPTTLAKLGQALDATRNHGAATVVLFVTVDPKRDTVERMHEYVQSFGSWFVGLRGTPDELEALTKRYRVTYSFGKPDKDGNYDVTHSTAVFVFDGTGRSRLLMLPRDSAADITADLDQLYAMSAS